One region of Athene noctua chromosome 18, bAthNoc1.hap1.1, whole genome shotgun sequence genomic DNA includes:
- the NT5C gene encoding 5'(3')-deoxyribonucleotidase, cytosolic type → MGGAAGPLRVPVDADGVLADFEGAGLRGCGRRFPGEPRVELAARRGFSVREQYRCLREDLGAKVASIYESPGFFLGLDPVPGALEAMQEMIHMQDTEVFICTSPLRKYEHCIVEKYKWVEKHLGPEFVEWIILTRDKTVVSADLLFDDKDTIRGAELNPSWEHVLFTCCHNRHVQLQAPRRRLLSWADDWKAILESKRRQ, encoded by the exons atgggcggcgcggccgggccgctgCGGGTGCCGGTGGACGCGGACGGCGTCCTGGCCGACTTCGagggcgcggggctgcggggctgcgggcgccgcTTCCCCGGGGAGCCGCGGGTGGAGCTGGCGGCGCGGAGGGGCTTCTCGGTGCGGGAGCAGTACCGCTGCCTGCGGGAGGACCTGGGG GCTAAGGTAGCCAGCATCTATGAATCGCCTGGCTTCTTTCTAGGGTTGGATCCAGTTCCAGGAGCCCTTGAAGCCATGCAGGAGATGATCCACATGCAGGA CACCGAAGTCTTTATTTGCACAAGTCCTCTCCGGAAATATGAGCACTGCATCGTGGAAAAG TATAAGTGGGTTGAAAAACATTTGGGACCCGAGTTTGTGGAGTGGATTATCCTAACCCGAGATAAGACTGTCGTATCTGCTGACTTGCTGTTCGATGACAAGGATACCATTAGAG GCGCAGAGCTGAACCCCAGCTGGGAGCACGTCCTGTTTACCTGCTGCCACAACAGGCACGTCCAGCTGCAGGCACCGCGCCGGCGGCTGCTCTCCTGGGCGGATGACTGGAAGGCCATCTTGGAGAGCAAGCGCAGGCAGTGA
- the ARMC7 gene encoding armadillo repeat-containing protein 7, with product MELGRLEYLQALVTEFQVTDSPEAKEQVLANLANFAYDPKNYEYLRQLQVLDLFLDMLTEANETLVEFAIGGLCNLCLDKTNKDYILEANGVEPIINCLSSSNEETVMSAVTTLMYLTTPQSRQQTTALPVVECMLRFSLSASRRLSNLATVFLEDYCTPLQVEEARNLSKHTAVGIPLPKD from the exons atggagctgggccggctggagtaCCTGCAGGCCCTCGTCACCGAGTTCCAGGTGACGGACAGCCCAG AGGCCAAGGAGCAGGTACTGGCGAACCTGGCCAACTTCGCCTACGATCCCAAAAACTACGAGTACCTCCGGCAACTCCAGGTGCTCGATCTGTTCCTTGATATGCTCACCGAAGCCAACGAGACCCTCGTGGAGTTTGCGATTG GTGGTCTTTGTAACCTGTGCCTGGATAAAACTAACAAAGACTACATCTTGGAGGCGAATGGGGTAGAGCCCATCATCAACTGCCTCTCCAGCTCCAACGAGGAGACGGTCATGTCAGCAGTCACCACACTGATGTACCTGACAACACCGCAGTCGCGCCAGCAGACCACGGCTCTCCCGGTGGTGGAGTGCATGCTTCGCTTCTCCCTCTCAGCCAGCAGAAGGCTAAGCAATCTGGCAACCGTCTTCCTGGAGGACTACTGCACACCCCTGCAAGTGGAAGAGGCCAGGAATCTGAGCAAACACACAGCAGTGGGGATTCCTCTCCCCAAGGACTGA
- the SLC16A5 gene encoding monocarboxylate transporter 6: MSQGGAAPCKAAKPQDRGWAWMVLLAAVLLQGLTLGFPSCIGVFFTDLQHEFQASNSETSWFPSIMVAVLHGGGPLCSILVKRFGCRFAVMLGGLLSGVGMVSSSFCKSISQLYLTAGLITGLGSCFSFQAGVTALGYYFVRWRTLANAMASTGVSLGFTLWPLLSQYLLDEMGWRNTFLIFGGILLNCCVCGAIMRPVQLASGSPLQSPKLGEEPGRRAEEAQLSNGASSPHPKLQQQTRRTACFQMLQKYLAFDIFCQNKGYQIYTIGVTWMMMGFALPHVYLVPYAIQNGVEERRAALLISIIGFINIFIRPLTGLLSGHRVFTGRRIYLFSLAVLLCGLSNFICVTSAEFSVLIVYCVILSIAMSGIGALTFQVLMDVVEMDRFSSALGLFTILESITLLIGPPLTGLLVDITSDFHYVFYNSSFFLISAALFMGFSFCALEKKNKLKEASKVPLDNASRYEYNEMPTEPQSESQSPPAVVYITSI, from the exons ATGTCCCAAGGAGGAGCAGCACCATGCAAAGCTGCCAAGCCCCAGGACCGGGGATGGGCATGGATGGTCCTGCTCGCcgcagtgctgctgcaggggctgaCACTGGGCTTCCCCTCCTGCATCGGTGTCTTCTTCACGGACCTCCAGCACGAGTTCCAGGCCAGCAATAGCGAGACGTCATGGTTCCCATCCATCATGGTGGCCGTGCTGCATGGAGGTG GGCCCCTCTGCAGCATCTTGGTGAAGCGATTTGGCTGCAGGTTTGCTGTGATGCTGGGAGGCCTGCTCAGTGGAGTGGGCATGGtgtccagctccttctgcaagTCCATCAGCCAGCTCTACTTAACAGCTGGCCTCATTACTG GTCTGGGATCGTGCTTCAGCTTCCAGGCAGGAGTGACTGCGCTGGGCTACTACTTTGTACGGTGGCGAACGCTGGCCAATGCCATGGCATCCACTGGTGTCTCTCTTGGTTTCACGCTGTGGCCGCTGCTTTCTCAATACTTGCTGGATGAGATGGGCTGGAGAAACACTTTTCTTATCTTTGGAGGAATACTATTGAACTGTTGTGTTTGTGGAGCCATCATGAGACCAGTTCAGCTTGCATCAGGGTCACCACTACAGTCACCCAAGCTTGGAGAGGAGCCAGGGAGAAGAGCAGAAGAGGCACAGCTGTCCAACGGAGCATCTTCTCCCCACCCCAAGCTCCAGCAGCAAACCAGAAGGACTGCATGCTTCCAGATGCTGCAGAAGTACCTGGCTTTTGACATCTTCTGTCAAAACAAAGGTTACCAGATTTACACTATTGGAGTGACCTGGATGATGATGGGGTTTGCATTACCCCATGTCTACCTTGTGCCTTATGCCATCCAGAACGGGGTGGAGGAACGCAGGGCAGCCCTCCTCATCTCCATTATCGGGTTCATCAACATCTTCATACGCCCTTTGACAGGGCTCCTCTCAGGACACAGAGTCTTCACAGGGAGACGCATCTACCTGTTCAGCCTGGCTGTGCTCCTCTGCGGGCTGAGCAATTTCATTTGTGTCACTTCAGCTGAGTTCAGTGTGCTCATCGTCTACTGCGTCATCCTCAGTATAGCCATGAGTGGCATCGGGGCACTCACCTTCCAGGTGCTGATGGACGTGGTGGAGATGGACAGGTTCTCGAGTGCTCTAGGGCTCTTCACCATCCTGGAGAGTATCACCCTCCTCATCGGGCCCCCTCTCACAG GTCTGCTGGTAGACATAACTAGTGATTTCCACTATGTCTTCTACAACTCCAGTTTCTTTCTGATATCAGCTGCATTATTCATGGGGTTCAGTTTCtgtgctctggaaaaaaaaaacaaattgaaaGAGGCTTCAAAAGTACCTTTGGATAATGCCTCCAGATATGAATACAATGAAATGCCAACTGAACCACAGTCTGAAAGTCAGTCCCCTCCAGCTGTTGTGTACATCACAAgcatatga